One stretch of Lysobacter sp. TY2-98 DNA includes these proteins:
- a CDS encoding NAD-dependent deacylase yields the protein MKLVVLTGAGMSAESGVPTFRDALTGLWSRFDAERLATPGAFRGDPDLVWGWYRWRAAQVLRARPNAGHDALATLECLGHDVHVVTQNVDDLHERAGSTRVEHLHGRLLRSRCADCGAWREPDPIVAPYDGPDDGRREAPPRCERCTGPLRPDVVWFGEALPERAWDAAVSATAGADRVVVVGTSGLVQPAASLPTLARRRGVPVLEINPSRSALTHDVDDYWAMPASMGLLRFVDSLGAV from the coding sequence GTGAAGCTCGTCGTGCTCACCGGGGCCGGCATGTCCGCGGAAAGCGGCGTGCCGACGTTCCGCGATGCACTCACCGGTCTGTGGTCGCGTTTCGACGCGGAGCGCCTCGCGACGCCCGGAGCATTCCGGGGCGACCCCGACCTCGTCTGGGGCTGGTACCGCTGGCGCGCCGCGCAGGTACTGCGTGCGCGGCCGAACGCCGGGCACGACGCGCTCGCGACACTCGAATGCCTCGGCCACGATGTGCACGTGGTGACCCAGAACGTCGATGACCTCCACGAGCGCGCAGGCAGCACGCGGGTCGAGCATCTGCACGGACGGCTGCTGCGTTCGCGCTGCGCGGACTGCGGCGCCTGGCGGGAACCCGACCCCATCGTCGCGCCGTACGACGGGCCGGACGACGGCCGGCGCGAGGCGCCTCCACGCTGCGAGCGTTGCACCGGACCGCTCCGCCCCGATGTCGTGTGGTTCGGTGAAGCGCTTCCAGAGCGGGCGTGGGATGCAGCCGTATCGGCGACCGCGGGTGCGGATCGCGTGGTGGTCGTCGGCACGTCGGGACTCGTGCAGCCCGCGGCGTCGTTACCCACCCTGGCGCGACGGCGCGGCGTGCCGGTGCTGGAGATCAATCCGTCGCGAAGCGCGCTCACGCACGATGTCGACGACTACTGGGCGATGCCGGCAAGCATGGGCCTCCTGCGATTCGTCGATTCGCTGGGTGCCGTCTAG
- the ybaL gene encoding YbaL family putative K(+) efflux transporter yields the protein MHHTSLIALLVVGFALAFLFGGLAHRLRLSPLVGYLLAGVLMGPFTPGFIGDASLAPQLAEIGVILLMFGVGLHFSLRDLLDVKNIAVPGALVQIAVVTALGWGLARLIGWPNVTGIVFGLALSVASTVVVLRGLEERRLLDTSRGRIAVGWLIVEDLAMVLALVLLPALGGREGGSLGGALLTTIAKVGGFVVFMLLVGKRVIPWILERVAATGSRELFTLCVLTIALGVAFGSAHLFGVSFALGAFFAGVILSESEFSHQAANETLPLRDAFAVLFFVSVGMLFDPMILVTEPVNVLATFLVVVVGNGIAAWAVARLLGKPSGTARLLAVSLSQIGEFSFILAGLGVSLGMLSKDGQSLILAAAILSIIVNPLLFALHDRIEARRERGKPEAIEVISPPLPDGERPHVILIGYGRVGSELGPLLQAHDIPLVVIDDDLPLVERARAAGIPAVRGHAANPAVLSEARPDRAQMALVAIPNAFESGEIIERLRELNPTISVIARAHSDAGVKYLLERGADGAVMAERELAHSLAEMVGALPAFRGERSLPPATA from the coding sequence ATGCACCACACCTCGCTCATCGCCCTGCTCGTCGTGGGCTTCGCCCTCGCCTTTCTGTTCGGCGGGCTCGCCCACCGCCTGCGCCTGTCGCCCCTCGTCGGCTACCTGCTCGCCGGTGTGCTCATGGGCCCGTTCACCCCCGGGTTCATCGGCGACGCCTCGCTGGCGCCGCAGCTGGCGGAGATCGGCGTGATCCTGCTGATGTTCGGCGTCGGCCTGCACTTCTCGCTGCGCGACCTGCTGGACGTGAAGAACATCGCGGTGCCGGGCGCGCTGGTGCAGATCGCTGTGGTCACCGCGCTGGGCTGGGGTCTGGCGCGCCTGATCGGCTGGCCGAACGTGACCGGCATCGTGTTCGGGCTCGCGCTGTCGGTGGCGAGTACCGTCGTCGTGCTGCGCGGCCTCGAAGAGCGACGACTGCTCGACACCTCGCGCGGGCGCATCGCGGTGGGCTGGCTGATCGTCGAGGACCTCGCGATGGTGCTGGCGCTGGTGCTGCTGCCCGCGTTGGGCGGCCGCGAAGGCGGCAGCCTCGGCGGCGCGCTGCTGACGACGATCGCGAAGGTCGGCGGCTTCGTGGTGTTCATGCTTCTGGTCGGCAAGCGCGTGATTCCGTGGATCCTCGAACGCGTCGCCGCCACCGGCTCGCGCGAGTTGTTCACCCTGTGCGTGCTGACGATCGCGCTCGGCGTCGCGTTCGGATCCGCGCACCTGTTCGGCGTGTCGTTCGCGCTGGGCGCGTTCTTCGCGGGCGTCATCCTCAGCGAATCCGAATTCAGCCATCAGGCCGCGAACGAAACGCTGCCGCTGCGCGATGCGTTCGCGGTGCTGTTCTTCGTCTCCGTCGGCATGCTGTTCGACCCGATGATCCTCGTCACCGAACCCGTGAACGTGCTCGCGACGTTTCTCGTGGTGGTGGTCGGCAACGGCATCGCGGCGTGGGCCGTCGCGCGCCTGCTGGGCAAGCCGAGCGGCACGGCGCGCCTGCTCGCGGTCAGCCTGTCGCAGATCGGCGAGTTCTCCTTCATCCTCGCCGGCCTCGGGGTGTCGCTGGGCATGCTGTCCAAGGACGGCCAGAGCCTGATCCTCGCTGCAGCGATTCTCTCGATCATCGTCAATCCGCTGCTGTTCGCCCTGCACGACCGCATCGAGGCGCGCCGCGAGCGCGGCAAGCCGGAGGCGATCGAGGTGATATCACCGCCACTGCCGGATGGCGAACGTCCGCACGTGATCCTGATCGGCTACGGGCGCGTGGGCAGCGAACTCGGGCCGCTGCTGCAGGCACACGACATTCCGCTCGTGGTCATCGACGACGATCTGCCACTGGTCGAACGCGCGCGTGCCGCCGGAATCCCGGCCGTGCGCGGTCACGCGGCGAACCCGGCGGTGCTGTCGGAAGCTCGCCCCGATCGTGCGCAGATGGCGCTGGTCGCGATTCCGAACGCGTTCGAGTCGGGCGAGATCATCGAACGCCTTCGCGAACTGAATCCGACGATCAGCGTGATCGCCCGCGCGCATTCCGATGCGGGGGTGAAGTACCTGCTCGAACGCGGCGCCGACGGCGCGGTGATGGCCGAACGCGAACTCGCGCACAGCCTTGCGGAGATGGTCGGAGCGTTGCCCGCGTTCCGCGGCGAGCGTTCGCTGCCGCCGGCCACCGCCTGA
- a CDS encoding ABC-F family ATP-binding cassette domain-containing protein, which produces MIGFRDFALRRGERLLLSNVDLSLHAGWRVGVVGRNGTGKSSLFAALQGEVEPDKGDIDIPGRARIASVAQETPALDDTALDFVLSGDAKVHAAIAAEREAAAREDWEAVAEAHHVLEEVGGYDAEARAAKLLHGLGFSSETHDRAVKSFSGGWRVRLNLARALMTPSDLLLLDEPTNHLDLDAVLWLEQWLLKYPGTLFVISHDREFLDGLCSHMLHLHSGTAKLYTGNYTDFERQRAEQLRQQQIAHEKEQVERAHLQKFIDRFKAKASKAKQAQSRMKRLAKLAGTEAVRAERSLHIDFPVPDKLPHSLLGLTHANCGYGDKQILHDITFRLEAGDRIALLGPNGAGKSTLVKSLVDEIPLLAGERGGHPDLRIGYFAQHTVESLREGETPIEHLQKLAPGVATQQLRDFLGKWQFPGDRAFESVDGFSGGERARLALAMIAWRKPNVLLLDEPTNHLDLDMREALAEALADFDGAIVLVSHDRHLIGLVCETFWRVAGGVAQPFDGDLDEYAVWLRTRESEPAKAAALAPVAAAAPQPATAKAAKKANPVKLQQAEARVAELEAKLQSIDAQLADPARFAEAGKLAADRAVAATALAEAEAAFLALYDAA; this is translated from the coding sequence ATGATCGGATTTCGTGATTTCGCCCTGCGTCGCGGCGAGCGGCTGCTTTTGTCCAACGTCGACCTTTCGCTGCATGCCGGCTGGCGTGTGGGCGTGGTCGGCCGCAACGGCACGGGCAAGTCCTCGCTGTTCGCGGCGCTGCAGGGCGAGGTCGAGCCGGACAAGGGCGACATCGACATCCCCGGCCGCGCGCGCATCGCCAGCGTCGCGCAGGAAACGCCCGCGCTCGACGACACCGCCCTCGACTTCGTGCTGTCCGGGGACGCCAAGGTGCACGCCGCGATCGCCGCCGAGCGCGAGGCCGCTGCACGCGAAGACTGGGAAGCGGTCGCTGAAGCGCACCACGTCCTCGAGGAGGTCGGCGGTTACGACGCCGAAGCGCGTGCGGCGAAACTGCTGCACGGCCTCGGTTTCTCGTCGGAGACGCACGATCGCGCGGTGAAATCGTTCTCGGGTGGCTGGCGCGTGCGCCTGAACCTCGCGCGCGCGCTGATGACGCCCTCGGACCTGTTGCTGCTCGACGAGCCGACCAACCACCTCGACCTCGACGCCGTGTTGTGGCTCGAACAGTGGCTGCTGAAATATCCCGGCACGCTGTTCGTGATCTCGCACGACCGCGAATTCCTCGACGGCCTATGCAGCCACATGCTGCACCTGCATTCGGGCACCGCGAAGCTCTACACCGGCAACTACACCGACTTCGAGCGCCAGCGCGCCGAACAGCTGCGTCAGCAGCAGATCGCGCACGAGAAGGAGCAGGTCGAGCGCGCGCACCTGCAGAAGTTCATCGACCGCTTCAAGGCCAAGGCGTCGAAGGCCAAGCAGGCGCAGAGCCGCATGAAGCGCCTCGCCAAGCTCGCCGGCACCGAGGCCGTGCGCGCCGAGCGTTCGCTGCACATCGATTTCCCGGTGCCGGACAAACTGCCGCATTCGCTGCTCGGACTGACGCACGCGAACTGCGGCTATGGCGACAAGCAGATCCTGCACGACATCACCTTCCGCCTCGAAGCGGGTGATCGCATCGCGCTGCTCGGCCCGAACGGCGCGGGCAAGTCGACGCTGGTGAAGTCGCTGGTCGACGAGATTCCGCTGCTCGCCGGCGAGCGTGGCGGCCATCCCGACCTGCGTATCGGCTACTTCGCGCAGCACACGGTGGAATCGCTTCGCGAAGGCGAAACGCCGATCGAGCATCTGCAGAAGCTGGCGCCGGGTGTCGCCACGCAGCAGCTGCGCGACTTCCTCGGCAAGTGGCAGTTCCCCGGTGACCGCGCGTTCGAATCGGTCGACGGCTTCTCCGGCGGCGAACGCGCGCGCCTCGCGCTCGCGATGATCGCGTGGCGCAAGCCGAACGTGCTGCTGCTCGACGAACCGACCAACCACCTCGACCTCGACATGCGCGAGGCATTGGCCGAAGCGCTGGCGGATTTCGACGGCGCGATCGTGCTGGTCTCGCACGATCGCCATCTCATCGGCCTGGTCTGCGAAACGTTCTGGCGCGTCGCTGGCGGCGTCGCCCAGCCGTTCGATGGCGACCTCGACGAATACGCCGTGTGGCTGCGTACGCGGGAGAGCGAGCCGGCGAAGGCTGCGGCCCTCGCACCCGTCGCTGCAGCCGCACCGCAGCCCGCCACCGCGAAGGCCGCGAAGAAGGCCAACCCGGTCAAGCTGCAACAAGCCGAAGCGCGCGTCGCCGAGCTGGAGGCGAAGCTGCAGTCGATCGACGCGCAGCTCGCCGACCCCGCCAGGTTCGCCGAAGCCGGCAAGCTTGCGGCCGACCGCGCCGTGGCCGCGACGGCGCTCGCCGAAGCCGAAGCCGCCTTCCTCGCACTCTACGACGCGGCCTGA
- a CDS encoding zinc ribbon domain-containing protein, which produces MPIYAFECAACGHDFDRLQKLSDADPADCPQCSAPQVRRRLTAPQFRLAGGGWYETDFKKDGDKKRNLAGDGGSSSGSASSGGASSGGGDAKPAAPASGSSASCGSTSGSSSGGTSAAS; this is translated from the coding sequence ATGCCCATCTACGCCTTCGAATGCGCCGCCTGCGGCCATGACTTCGACCGCCTGCAGAAGCTCAGCGACGCGGACCCGGCCGACTGCCCGCAGTGCAGCGCGCCGCAGGTCCGCCGTCGACTGACCGCACCGCAGTTCCGCCTCGCCGGCGGCGGCTGGTACGAGACCGACTTCAAGAAGGATGGCGACAAGAAGCGGAACCTCGCGGGCGACGGCGGGTCGTCGTCCGGCAGCGCGTCCTCGGGCGGTGCGTCGTCGGGTGGCGGCGACGCCAAGCCGGCGGCTCCAGCGTCTGGCTCGTCGGCTAGCTGCGGTTCGACCTCAGGCAGCAGCTCGGGCGGCACGTCCGCGGCGAGCTGA
- the aspS gene encoding aspartate--tRNA ligase: MRTQFCGLVDERLIGQTVTLCGWVNSARVQSHQTFIDLRDHEGVVQVLVESDQPELFKAAAALGNEDAVRVTGTVRARYAANDKIRTGRVEIIPTSIEVLNKADPLPFHAHENAGEDIRLKYRYLDMRRPEMQQMMRTRIKLVAALRRYLDERGFQDIETPILTKATPEGARDFLVPARMHPGEFYALPQSPQLFKQILMMAGFDRYYQIARCFRDEALRADRQLEFTQLDMEFAWVSERDVQDMVEEMIRSVFRDVIGVELDAEFPRMTYAEAMRRYGSDKPDLRIAMEFTDIAELVKNCEFKVFTDWANHADGRVVALCATGGAQLSRKQIDELGAHAAKYGAKGVAWMKVEDASKGRDGINSPIAKFLDDATLDAILRATKANTGDAIFFGAATYKSASDFMGALRLKLGKDLGLVQDGWKPLWVTDFPMFEWDEEEQRYVALHHPFTAPSVDDEADLRANAATAVSRGYDMVLNGNEIGGGSIRIHRSSMQSAVFDLLGIGREEAELKFGFLLEALRYGAPPHGGIAFGIDRIAALMAGTESIRDVIPFPKTTSAQCLMTGAPSPIPDAQLKEVHIAVRPREAKAE; encoded by the coding sequence ATGCGTACCCAGTTCTGCGGCCTCGTCGACGAGCGCCTGATCGGCCAGACCGTCACCCTCTGCGGGTGGGTCAACAGCGCCCGCGTCCAGAGCCACCAGACCTTCATCGACCTGCGCGACCACGAAGGCGTCGTGCAGGTGCTCGTCGAGAGCGACCAGCCCGAGCTGTTCAAGGCCGCGGCGGCACTCGGCAACGAGGACGCCGTGCGCGTCACCGGCACCGTGCGCGCGCGCTACGCCGCGAATGACAAGATCCGCACCGGCCGCGTCGAGATCATCCCGACGTCGATCGAAGTGCTGAACAAGGCCGACCCGCTGCCGTTCCACGCGCACGAGAACGCGGGCGAGGACATCCGCCTCAAGTACCGCTACCTCGACATGCGCCGTCCCGAGATGCAGCAGATGATGCGCACGCGCATCAAGCTTGTCGCGGCGCTGCGCCGCTACCTCGACGAGCGCGGCTTCCAGGACATCGAGACGCCGATCCTCACCAAGGCCACGCCCGAAGGCGCGCGCGACTTCCTCGTGCCGGCGCGCATGCATCCGGGCGAGTTCTACGCGCTGCCGCAGTCGCCGCAGCTGTTCAAGCAGATCCTGATGATGGCGGGCTTCGACCGCTACTACCAGATCGCGCGCTGCTTCCGCGACGAAGCGCTCCGTGCCGACCGCCAGCTCGAATTCACGCAGCTCGACATGGAGTTCGCGTGGGTGTCCGAGCGTGACGTGCAGGACATGGTCGAGGAGATGATCCGCAGCGTGTTCCGCGACGTCATTGGCGTCGAACTCGATGCGGAATTCCCGCGCATGACCTATGCCGAAGCGATGCGTCGCTACGGTTCGGACAAGCCGGACCTGCGCATCGCGATGGAGTTCACCGACATCGCGGAGCTGGTGAAGAACTGCGAGTTCAAGGTCTTCACCGACTGGGCGAACCACGCCGACGGTCGCGTCGTCGCGCTGTGCGCAACGGGCGGCGCGCAGCTGTCGCGCAAGCAGATCGACGAGCTCGGCGCGCATGCCGCAAAGTACGGCGCGAAGGGGGTCGCGTGGATGAAGGTCGAGGACGCGTCGAAGGGCCGCGACGGCATCAATTCGCCGATCGCGAAGTTCCTTGACGACGCCACGCTCGACGCGATCCTGCGCGCGACCAAGGCGAACACCGGCGACGCCATCTTCTTCGGCGCGGCGACCTACAAGTCGGCGTCCGATTTCATGGGCGCGCTGCGCCTGAAGCTCGGCAAGGATCTCGGCCTGGTGCAGGACGGCTGGAAGCCGCTGTGGGTCACCGACTTCCCGATGTTCGAGTGGGACGAAGAGGAGCAGCGCTACGTCGCGCTGCATCACCCGTTCACCGCGCCGAGCGTCGACGACGAGGCCGACCTGCGTGCGAACGCTGCGACGGCGGTGTCGCGTGGCTACGACATGGTGCTCAACGGCAACGAGATCGGCGGCGGTTCGATCCGCATCCATCGCTCGTCGATGCAGTCGGCCGTGTTCGACCTGCTCGGCATCGGCCGCGAGGAAGCCGAGCTCAAGTTCGGCTTCCTGCTCGAAGCGCTGCGCTACGGCGCGCCGCCGCACGGCGGCATCGCCTTCGGCATCGACCGCATCGCCGCGCTGATGGCCGGCACCGAGTCCATTCGCGACGTCATTCCGTTCCCGAAGACGACGTCCGCGCAGTGCCTGATGACCGGCGCGCCGTCGCCGATTCCGGACGCGCAGCTGAAGGAAGTGCACATCGCGGTGCGTCCGCGCGAGGCCAAGGCCGAGTGA
- a CDS encoding GNAT family N-acetyltransferase, with protein MIIRRATVDDAATLSSLATATFVETFGHLYPAEDLQAFLDDAYDVGKQAVILSHPDYAVWLLEADGRAVGHCAAGPCGLPHAEVAPGDRELKRLYVLRDFQNGGAGRRLMDTAMDWLERDGPHTLWLGVWSENLGAQRFYARYGFEKAGTYEFPVGRVRDLEFILRRPARA; from the coding sequence GTGATCATCCGCCGCGCGACCGTCGACGATGCGGCGACGCTGTCATCGCTCGCGACGGCGACGTTCGTCGAGACGTTCGGCCATCTGTATCCGGCCGAAGACCTGCAGGCGTTCCTCGACGACGCCTACGACGTCGGCAAGCAGGCGGTGATCCTGTCGCATCCCGACTACGCGGTGTGGCTGCTCGAAGCCGACGGTCGTGCCGTCGGCCATTGCGCGGCGGGTCCGTGCGGACTGCCGCATGCGGAGGTCGCGCCAGGCGATCGCGAACTCAAGCGCCTCTACGTGCTGCGCGACTTCCAGAACGGCGGCGCCGGCCGTCGCCTGATGGACACCGCGATGGACTGGCTGGAACGCGACGGCCCGCACACGCTGTGGCTGGGCGTGTGGAGCGAGAACCTCGGCGCGCAGCGCTTCTATGCGCGCTACGGCTTCGAGAAGGCGGGCACGTACGAATTCCCGGTGGGCCGCGTGCGCGACCTGGAATTCATCTTGCGACGTCCTGCGCGCGCCTGA
- a CDS encoding alpha/beta fold hydrolase encodes MTTSRVLLVHGLWMRPASMAMLARRLAHQGFDVDFIGYASTRDSPAHAVERLATAAAKSPCHVVGHSLGGLVTLTALEAEPELPVERVVCLGSPLCGSAAATGMARLPGLRRWLGHSHGLLRDGCRPWRGRAAVGSIAGTLPLGLGRVVGRLRGPNDGTVAVSETRLEGLADHLVVRATHSGLVLSPTAARQTAAFLRDGHFEH; translated from the coding sequence ATGACGACTTCGCGCGTGCTTCTGGTCCACGGCCTGTGGATGCGCCCCGCGTCGATGGCGATGCTCGCGCGTCGACTCGCGCACCAGGGCTTCGACGTCGACTTCATCGGTTACGCGAGCACGCGCGACAGCCCCGCCCATGCGGTCGAGCGCCTCGCGACGGCTGCGGCGAAGTCGCCATGCCATGTCGTCGGCCACAGCCTCGGCGGGCTGGTGACGCTGACCGCGCTGGAGGCGGAGCCCGAGCTGCCCGTGGAACGCGTGGTCTGCCTGGGCTCGCCGCTCTGCGGCAGCGCCGCGGCGACGGGAATGGCGCGGCTGCCGGGTCTCCGGCGCTGGCTCGGCCACAGTCATGGCCTCCTGCGCGACGGTTGCCGGCCGTGGCGCGGGCGCGCGGCGGTCGGATCGATCGCGGGAACGCTTCCGCTGGGGCTCGGCCGCGTGGTGGGGCGGCTGCGCGGGCCCAACGACGGCACCGTCGCGGTTTCCGAAACCCGCCTCGAGGGGCTGGCCGACCATCTCGTCGTCCGCGCCACGCACAGCGGGCTGGTGCTGTCGCCCACCGCCGCCCGGCAGACGGCCGCCTTCCTGCGCGATGGTCATTTCGAGCACTGA
- a CDS encoding YebC/PmpR family DNA-binding transcriptional regulator — MGRGPSIEARKNAVDAVRGKIFTKVIREIGVAARMGGGDPSGNPRLRAAIDRGLQVNMSKDVIERAIKKATGELEGVTYEEIRYEGYAPGGVAVIVDCLTDNKIRTVADVRHAFSKFGGNLGTDGSVAFMFHKRGVIWFGAGADEDRITEAAIEAGADDVVVYPEDGSIDVLTAPESFAEVKAALEAAGLVPGEAQVTFRAENDVKVEGDTAKQVAKLLAWLEEMDDVQHVYSNAELGEDAYA; from the coding sequence ATGGGTCGTGGTCCCTCGATCGAAGCCCGCAAGAACGCCGTGGACGCGGTCCGCGGAAAGATCTTCACCAAGGTGATCCGCGAGATCGGCGTCGCGGCGCGCATGGGCGGCGGCGATCCTTCGGGCAATCCGCGCCTGCGCGCGGCGATCGATCGCGGCCTGCAGGTCAACATGTCGAAGGACGTGATCGAGCGCGCGATCAAGAAGGCGACCGGCGAACTCGAAGGTGTCACCTATGAAGAGATCCGCTACGAAGGCTATGCGCCCGGCGGCGTCGCGGTGATCGTCGACTGCCTCACCGACAACAAGATTCGCACCGTCGCCGACGTCCGCCACGCGTTCTCGAAGTTCGGCGGCAACCTCGGCACCGACGGCTCGGTCGCCTTCATGTTCCACAAGCGTGGCGTGATCTGGTTCGGCGCCGGGGCGGACGAAGACCGCATCACCGAAGCCGCGATCGAGGCCGGCGCCGACGATGTCGTCGTGTATCCCGAAGACGGTTCGATCGACGTGCTCACCGCGCCCGAGTCGTTCGCCGAAGTGAAGGCCGCGCTCGAAGCCGCGGGCCTGGTGCCGGGCGAAGCGCAGGTGACGTTCCGCGCCGAAAACGACGTCAAGGTCGAGGGCGACACCGCGAAGCAGGTCGCGAAGCTGCTCGCCTGGCTCGAAGAGATGGACGACGTGCAGCACGTCTACTCCAACGCCGAACTGGGCGAGGACGCGTACGCCTGA
- the ruvC gene encoding crossover junction endodeoxyribonuclease RuvC, protein MTRILGIDPGSQRTGVGFVDVDARGKCTYVSAHTLKLLDAEDFPKRLGLLCDGLDALIDEWKPQHVAIETVFMDKSATSALKLGHARGAAIATVVRRGLEVSEYAPRLIKQSLVGRGAADKQQVQHMVRLLLNLPEQKIQADAADALAVALTHAHMSATSGRTGIDLAQLRRRGA, encoded by the coding sequence GTGACTCGCATTCTTGGCATCGATCCGGGCTCGCAGCGCACCGGCGTCGGCTTCGTCGACGTGGACGCGCGCGGCAAGTGCACCTACGTGTCGGCGCACACGCTCAAGCTGCTCGACGCCGAGGATTTCCCCAAGCGCCTCGGCCTGCTGTGCGACGGCCTCGATGCGCTGATCGACGAATGGAAGCCGCAGCACGTCGCGATCGAAACCGTCTTCATGGACAAGTCGGCGACCAGTGCGCTCAAGCTCGGCCACGCGCGCGGGGCGGCGATCGCGACGGTGGTGCGTCGCGGCCTCGAAGTCAGCGAATACGCGCCGCGGCTGATCAAGCAGTCGCTGGTCGGGCGCGGCGCCGCCGACAAGCAGCAGGTGCAGCACATGGTCCGCCTGCTGCTGAACCTGCCTGAACAGAAGATCCAGGCGGACGCCGCCGACGCACTGGCCGTCGCGCTGACCCACGCCCACATGAGCGCGACGTCGGGGCGCACCGGCATCGATCTCGCCCAGCTGCGCCGGCGCGGCGCCTGA
- the ruvA gene encoding Holliday junction branch migration protein RuvA: MIGRLRGVLVQKQPPWLLVEVAGGIGYELEAPMSTFYDLPEAGREVVLFTHYAQKEDSVALYGFLREGERRLFRDVQKVTGIGAKIALAILSAVSVDDFARLVQAGDVTALTRIPGIGKKTAERIVVELRDRAADLAGLGAALGVNAGLPADPQSEAVVALQQLGYKPAEAARMAKDAAQPGDDTATIIRKALQSALR, translated from the coding sequence GTGATCGGTCGTCTTCGCGGGGTGCTCGTCCAGAAGCAACCGCCGTGGCTGCTCGTCGAGGTGGCCGGCGGCATCGGCTACGAGCTCGAGGCGCCGATGAGCACGTTCTACGACCTGCCCGAAGCCGGGCGCGAGGTCGTGCTCTTCACCCACTACGCGCAGAAGGAAGACAGCGTCGCGCTGTACGGCTTTCTCCGTGAAGGCGAGCGTCGTCTCTTCCGCGACGTGCAGAAGGTCACCGGCATCGGCGCGAAGATCGCGCTGGCCATTCTTTCCGCGGTGAGCGTCGACGACTTCGCGCGGCTGGTGCAGGCCGGCGACGTCACCGCACTCACACGCATCCCGGGCATCGGCAAGAAGACCGCCGAGCGCATCGTCGTCGAACTGCGTGACCGCGCCGCCGATCTCGCCGGCCTCGGCGCGGCGCTTGGCGTGAACGCCGGCCTGCCGGCCGATCCGCAGTCCGAAGCCGTCGTCGCCCTGCAGCAGCTTGGCTACAAACCCGCCGAGGCCGCACGCATGGCGAAGGACGCCGCGCAGCCCGGCGACGACACCGCGACCATCATCCGCAAGGCGCTACAGTCCGCGCTCCGTTGA